The genomic stretch TCTCTCAATGTCTCAATGAATTTATAGATGGTACCATTGAGCCGTTTTCAATGATCAACGGACATGTTTACGCATTGCCCACTTCTCCAAGTATGCAGCTTCTGTTTTACAGAAAAGATTTGTTCAATGACCCTATTTACCGCCGCATGTACTTTGAAAAATACCGGGAAGAGCTGCTCCCTCCAGATACTTTTGATAAGTTCAACCGGATTGCCGCATTCTTTACAAAATCTCTGAATCCAACATCTCCTGTGGATTATGGGGCCACTCTCACCCTTGGTTCCACCGGAGTAGCAGGCTCTGAATTTTTGGCCCGTTTTTTCAGTTATCAGGACAATCTGTATGACGAACACTACAATGTGGCCCTGAATTCTCCGGCCGCGGTCCGGGCATTGGAACAGCTTGTGGATATCCGCAATTATTCCAGCCCAAAGTATAATTCCTGGTGGACCAATACCGCCACCTCTTTTGCCAGCGGAAACATTGCTATGACCCTGCTGTACAGCAACTATGCTTCTGACCTGCTCAGTTCAACTTCCAAGGTTGTGGGAAATATCGGATATGCTCTGGTTCCCGGAGGCAACCCAGTCATCGGCGGCGGAACTCTCGGCGTTTCAAAATACAGCCGCCGGGCCAATGAAGCATTATCCTTTATCCGCTGGATATGCAGTGAAACAATCGCCTCCGCCGAAACACTGCTGGGAAGCGTTTCCCCCTGTAAGAAATCCTATGAAAATTATGAAATCGTCAATTCTTATCCATGGCTGAATTTTGCAAAGGATTGTTTTGTAATGGCCAAAGGACGGCGGGTGCCTGAGTTGTCCGGTTTTCCATTTGATGAACGCCGTTTTTTGAGCATTATCGGTATGGCGGTGAAAAATGCTTACAGCAATGTCCAATCGCCCACAATTGCATTGAACCAAGCCCAGAAGATGTATGATGAACAGTTTTTAAAAAGGGATGTGTGATTATCTTGATACAAATGGCCCAAGGGAATGAAGTTCTCCCTGTGCTGATTTTAGCCGAACCGCTTATTAAGCTGATGACTTCTGCAATTATTTCATTGCAGAAGTGTCGGCTTTTTTGCATTTCTGCACAAAGGAGGATAAGTATGCCTTTCAGTCTTGCAATGATGGTTCTTTGCGTCATGATATGGAGCGGAACCATGCAGAAACTAAAACTCCCTGTTGTGCCTAAAATGTTAAAGCTGATGGAGCATGGCTCTGAAGACCATTTAATCTTTAGAAATAACCATATCCCTAAAATTCTCAAACTGCATTTTAACATCCGGATTTTGGATAAAAAACTCCATCAGCATCTTTATTTCCAATACAGTCAAATCCCCCAGCATGTGTTCAACCAATTCTGCTTCTTCCAATGGACGCGGGCTTTTAAGCATGGTAAAAAAACGCTCCAAAGTATTATGACGTTCCAGCAGATATTCGCCGGTTATTCTTCCCTCATCAGTCAGCAGGATATTTTCAAAGCCATCGTATCTCAAATACCCAAGCTGGACAAGCTTGGATACCATCTTTGACGCAGACGATGGACGAACGTGCAGCTGCCCGGAAAGTCTGTTTATGCGAGTGCAGCTCTCTTCCAGACACAATCGGTACGCCATTTCTAGATAATCCTCAAGAGCAGGCGTAAGTCTGCTCTCATTTTGTTTTTTCAGTTCATATCCCCGGACGGTACGGAATTCCTGAGGCGGAAGTTGGCTCATTGTCATTCATCCTCTGTTTTTTTAACTTTATATAGTGTATTCGTAACACTTTCTACTTAAGTCCCATAAATTAGCCAAGGGAAACGTTATTTCCCTCCCCTAACAGAACTGAATAATGAAATGATTGATTTTATATGTAAACCACTTGCATTTCTACATATTTAGGCATATAATATAATAAAGTTTAGGCATGCCTAAACATTTAAATACAATGACACAACAGGAGGAAAATTATGGATACTTATACAAAACAGCTTTTTCGCAGCAAGATACCTACTTTAATAGTAACCGCCCTTATCCTGCTGATTGGGGGAATTGTGAAAATATTTGCGGTATAAAGACCTTTACTCTTCAAACAATTTCTTTACCCACGCATGTGGCGGGGTTCATATATCTAAAACGGAGGAAGATAAAATGACACCAAACAAAGAAGATTATTTAAAAGCTATTTATAAGCTCGGCGGTATGGAAGGGCTGGTAAGCAATAAACAGATTGCGGAAACTTTGCAGATCGCTCCTGCTTCTGTTACGGAAATGCTTGGAAAGCTGAAACGGGAGGGGCTGATTCATTATGAGCCCTACAAAGGTTCATGCCTGACCCCTGAGGGAATTCAGGTTGCCATTTCGCTGGTGCGGGGCCACCGGCTCTGGGAGGTTTTCCTGATGCGTCATCTTGGCTACTCGTGGAGTGAGGCACATGAAGACGCGGAACTGCTGGAACATATCACCCCGTCACGGCTGACCGCCCGGCTGGATAAATTTCTGAATTACCCTGCCTATTGCCCCCACGGCAGTGCAATTCCCCATCCCGACGGCCAAATCGACCGCGCTCCGCTGCTGACTTTGAACCTGCTTCCTATGGGTGCGACCTCCCATATCCGGCGTGTAAAGGAAGAAAAGGAACTATTAGACTATCTGCAGGAAAGCGGAATCACAATCGGATGCTCTGTCCGCATTATAGAAGCTGCCGCATACGAAGGGCCGCTGACCCTCGACCTGGAAGGAAAACGCGTCCAAATCAGTTATAAGGCCGCTTGTCAAATCTATGTAGACGAGACATAGGGGGATACACCAAATATAATTTAAGGAGGTTTCTCATGAATCAAAAAATGAAAGGCATTCTTGGTACAATCCTGAGTTTCACCTTACTGCTTACGGGCTGTTCTGCTCCGGCGGTAAACGAAGACTCATCAAAAGATAAATTAAATATAGTCGCTACCACCACCATGCTGGCTGATCTGGTTTCATCCATCGGCGGGGAACGGGTTACGGTAAACGGCCTGATGGGGCCAGGTATTGACCCGCATTTGTATCAGGCCAGTGCCGGAGATGTATCCCTGATGCAGAAAGCGGATGTGGTAGTGTATAACGGCCTGCATCTGGAAGGAAAAATGGGGGAAATATTTGAGAACCTGTCAAACCAGGGATCGGCAGTCATCTGCATTGAAAAGGGCTTAGACGAATCCAGGCTTCTGGCATGGGAGGATGACAACTCCATCCACGATCCTCATA from Lacrimispora sphenoides JCM 1415 encodes the following:
- a CDS encoding metal-dependent transcriptional regulator, translating into MSQLPPQEFRTVRGYELKKQNESRLTPALEDYLEMAYRLCLEESCTRINRLSGQLHVRPSSASKMVSKLVQLGYLRYDGFENILLTDEGRITGEYLLERHNTLERFFTMLKSPRPLEEAELVEHMLGDLTVLEIKMLMEFFIQNPDVKMQFENFRDMVISKD
- a CDS encoding metal-dependent transcriptional regulator; the protein is MTPNKEDYLKAIYKLGGMEGLVSNKQIAETLQIAPASVTEMLGKLKREGLIHYEPYKGSCLTPEGIQVAISLVRGHRLWEVFLMRHLGYSWSEAHEDAELLEHITPSRLTARLDKFLNYPAYCPHGSAIPHPDGQIDRAPLLTLNLLPMGATSHIRRVKEEKELLDYLQESGITIGCSVRIIEAAAYEGPLTLDLEGKRVQISYKAACQIYVDET